The Notoacmeibacter ruber DNA segment GCCGGAGGATGCGCGCCAGTATCGCGCGCGGGTCGAGGGCACCGAAGGCCTCGAAATCGCTTTTCTCTCGGCATCCGAAATTGCCCGCGAACTGGGCGCCGGCACGGTCGATCTGGGCGTGACCGGCGAGGATCTGGTGCGCGAAAGCCTGCCCGCATGGGATGAAAAGGTTTCTATCGAGGCGCGTCTCGGCTTTGGCCGGGCGGACGTTATCGTCGCGGTGCCGGATTGCTGGTTCGACGTGCGGACCATGGCGGATCTGGATGACGTCGCTGCGCATTTTCGGGCCGGCCACGGGCGGCGGCTGCGCATTGCCACGAAATATTGGCGGCTGACGCAGGACTTCTTCTCGCAGCGCCATGGCATTCAGGTCTACCGGATCGTCGAGAGTCTCGGCGCGACGGAGGGCGCACCCGCCGCCGGCAGCGCCGACGTGATCGTGGATATCACGTCCACCGGTTCGACGCTGCGCGCGAACGATCTGCGGGTCCTGGATGAC contains these protein-coding regions:
- the hisG gene encoding ATP phosphoribosyltransferase, encoding MNETVTLALPSKGRLKEQSIGVLRAAGYDVREPEDARQYRARVEGTEGLEIAFLSASEIARELGAGTVDLGVTGEDLVRESLPAWDEKVSIEARLGFGRADVIVAVPDCWFDVRTMADLDDVAAHFRAGHGRRLRIATKYWRLTQDFFSQRHGIQVYRIVESLGATEGAPAAGSADVIVDITSTGSTLRANDLRVLDDGIILESEACLVANRTALAGAKGERMRQIAASVLFA